GTTGATAGTTACCGTGATCGCGCAAGAGTACCAGCAACGTATGCCCTCCGCTCACCAGCAGGGCAACGAGTGGAAATGGTGGCGGCGGATCACTACCCAACCATCCGGCGTAAAGGTGCGCTTCGAGATGGTTAACTGCCACAAAAGGCAAACCGCGTCGCCATGCCATGGCCTTGGCCGCATTAAGACCGGTGAGCAGTGCACCGCTCAGCCCTGGCCCATGAGTGGCAGCTACTGCATGCACATCAGCCCAACCGTTTGGCAGGACAGCCAGGGCTGCCCGCACGACCGGTGCCAGACTGAGAATGTGCTGGCGCGAAGCAATTTCCGGCACAACCCCACCGTAGCGTTCATGGGTCGCCATTTGGGACGCGACAACATTGCTCAGCACCGTCCGCCCACCACGCACCACTGCAGCAGCCGTCTCGTCACAAGAGGTTTCCAATGCCAGAATCGTGAAATTGGCGGGCAATTCATTCATAGTCATAATTCCTGGCTCTCATACCATCTTACCTGTTCGCTCACCGAAGATTGCTCTGCCGATCCGCACCATCGTTGCCCCTTCGGCAATCGCCGCCGTGAGATCGTCACTCATACCCATCGAAAGCTCGCGCCAGTTGGTCTGAGGATAGCGACGGACCAGATCATCACGTAGCTCACGTAAGGTTGCGAAGTAGGGCCGCGCCAGATCGGGATGCTCAACAATCGGCGCAATCGTCATCAGCCCCCGTATCTCAAGGGCCGGCAGTTGCAGAATAGCCTCTACATCGCGCAAGAATGCGCTATAAGCTGTCGTATTTTTAATCCCATCCACGACCACAAAACCCTCTTTACTCGCCTCGCCACTCACATTCACCTGGAGCAGAATCGGCAATCGCCGATCCCGCTCACGTGCATGCCGATCCAGCGTTTCTGCCAGTCGTACACTATCAACAGAATGGATGAGATCGAACAATTCAACCGCGACTTTAGCCTTATTACGCTGAAGATGGCCAATCAGATGCCAGCGCGGCCGTGGTTGCAGAGAGTGTAACGCCGCGATTTTATGTTGAGCTTCTTGCACACGATTTTCGCCAATATCGCTGACGCCGGCGGCTACCGCTGCTGCCACCACTTCCGGTGGATGGGTCTTACTCACCGCAATCAACTGTACCTCGTCAGCTTGCCGTCCGGCGGCGGCAGCGGCTGCTGCAATCTGCTCACGGACAATGGCCAGTCGTTGACGAAGCGCCTCAGTCATGATGATGCCCCTTGCACATCGATAAGTAAGCGTTGCTCCAGCGGTGGATCCGGCGGCAGATGGGTGATCAACAGCAAGCCGCGACCGTTCGGTAATGGGACACTCAATTCAAGCGGTGTCGAAGCTCCAGGTGACAGGTTGGCTATCGTTGTTCCTGGTGCGCGATAACTCTCACCGGCACTGTCACGCAACTCAAAGGCGCTGATCGGCACCTGAAGATTGCCATCGGTCAGGTTTGTTACCGTCCCCCGAATCCGTACCCCATTGGGAACAGGCTCGATCCCATCGATCACCACCCGTAACCGTTGATTGCTGGCGACCGGATCAACCGCTTGTGAGCGATTACCGGCCATAATCTGCTGCCAGAGTTGCCGGGCTGCTTCCTGTGCATCTGGCGAGAGGCTCTGAATCTCTAACTGTGGCAGACCAGGCAGCGGCAAGGCTGGTGTTGGCTGGCGGGCAAACTGATCAATCAGGGCAACCGTTCGATTTTGTTGTAAAAATATGCTCATGCCGATCAGCAAGAGTGCGCCTAAGATGCCAATCATCCAGAATGGAATGGGAGGCGATTCGTCATGCATCATTGTACGGTGCTCCCGAACTCTCGGTTATTACCTGACACTATTCTAGCCGGTGCCGACCTGCTTGACAAACTGGCGTGAATGGCGTATATTCGCCTACTGTCATCCACTGTGGCTAATTGTTGGCAACGCAATGATGCATAGCAGCGCTGCGCAAAGGCGTTCTGGTATCATTGTGTTGTGTACAACCAGCCCTCTGGAGACAGCAGATTACCGGTTTGAAGTATGTTAAGGAGAAATCGGTCATGAAGCGTTCGATCAGTTTCTTACTGCTGGTCGGTATGCTGGCTTCGATGCTGGCCGCCTGTGGTGCACCGCAGGCTCAGCCTACAGCCACACCGCAGCCAGCACCGCAGGCCACTGAAGCACCGCAGCCGACGGCTGCACCAACCGAACCACCTGCGGCTCAGGTGATCAAGATTGCCACCCAAAGCCCCTTGTCGGGTGGTCAGGCTGCGCTCGGTACCGGTATGAAGAATGCCGCCGAGCTGGCCGTGCAGCAGTTGTCTGGCCCGCTTACTGAGCTGGGCTTCCGCGTTGAACTGGCTCCATTCGATGACCAGGCCCGGCCAGAGGTTGGCTCGGCCAACGCCAAGAATATCGTCTCGGATCAGGATATTCTCTGCGTCGTTGGTCACCTCAATTCGGGTGTCGCCCTGGCTGCGCTGCCCGACTACAAGAATGCCAGCCTGCCGATGGTCTCACCGGCGAACACCAACCCGAACATCACCGAGGGTGGCTATGAAGTCGCCTTCCGCGTCGTCGGACGTGACGACGTGCAGGGTGTGGTGGCCGAGCAGTTCGCCCGCGAAACGTTGGGCGTGAAGTCGGTCTACATCATCCACGACACCACCGCCTACGGGCAGGGTGTGGCCGAGTTCTTCCGCCAGGCGGCTGAGGCCAACGGTTTAGAGGTCTTGGGCTTTGAGGGTACCGAAGAGCGCAGTGACTTCTCGGCCATCCTCACCCCGATCCTGGCTGCCAATCCCGATCTGATCTTCTTCGGCGGTATCTACGACCAGGCTGGCCCCTTCTTCCGCCAGGCCCGCGACCGTGGCATCACTGCCCAGTTCATGGGACCCGATGGTATGGAGTCGGAAG
This genomic window from Chloroflexus aurantiacus J-10-fl contains:
- a CDS encoding YggS family pyridoxal phosphate-dependent enzyme produces the protein MTEALRQRLAIVREQIAAAAAAAGRQADEVQLIAVSKTHPPEVVAAAVAAGVSDIGENRVQEAQHKIAALHSLQPRPRWHLIGHLQRNKAKVAVELFDLIHSVDSVRLAETLDRHARERDRRLPILLQVNVSGEASKEGFVVVDGIKNTTAYSAFLRDVEAILQLPALEIRGLMTIAPIVEHPDLARPYFATLRELRDDLVRRYPQTNWRELSMGMSDDLTAAIAEGATMVRIGRAIFGERTGKMV